The Microlunatus soli genome contains the following window.
GCACGCGCCCATCATCCAGATCGCCGGCGTCAGGTTGAAGCCGGTCGCGCCGATGATGGCCTCGTTGATGACCGGCGACGTGCCGCCGAACAACGAGGTGGAGACGTTGTAGCCGACCGCGAACCCGGCATAGCGGACCTGGGTCGGGAACATCGCCGGGAAGGTCGCCGAGATCGTGCTCAACTGCGGGATGTACAGCAGTCCGAGGATGGCGAACGCGAGGATCGCGAGCCCGAAGTTGACCGTCATCAACAGATACATCGGGACGGCCAGTACGAAGAGGCCGATCAGTGATACCAGCCACATCGGTTTGCGTCCGACCCGGTCCGACAGCGCCCCGCTGAACGGGATCACGATCATCATCAGGACCTGACCCACGCTGACGATGCTGAGGGCCTTGTTCGGGTCGACCTTGAGGGTCTCCTGCAGGTAGGTGGGCATGTACTGCAGGAGGGTGTAGTTGACCACGTTGAGGGCGACGACCAGCGCCATCAGCGTCAGGATCGGACGCCAGTGAGCGGTGATCAGGTCCTTCAGGGCCGTGGTCGCCTTGTCGTTCTTCTCGCCCTTGTCCTCCAGTTCACGGAAGACCGGGGTGTCCTCGAGCTTGGACCGCAGGTAGAGCCCGACGCCCGCCAGCGGCAGTGCGATCAGGAACGGGATTCGCCAACCCCAGGCCTGCATCGCCGATTCCGGCAGGACGACCTGGAAGAACAGCACCAGCAGCGGCCCGAGGGTCAGGCCGGCCAGGGTGCCGAACTCCAGGAAGCTGCCGCAGAAACCACGCTTACGGTCCGGGGAGTATTCGGCCATGAAGGTTGCCGCCCCGCCGTACTCGCCGCCGGTGGAGAAGCCCTGGATCATCCGGAGCAGGAACAGCAGCGCCGGGGCGCCGATGCCGATCACCGAGTAGTTCGGGATCAGCCCGATCAGCGCGGTGGCCAGGCCCATCAGGATGATCGTCATCGCCAGTACCGCGCGGCGGCCCAGCCGGTCGCCGAGAGGACCCCAGACGAAGCCGCCGAGCGGACGGATCAGGAATGAGATGGCGAAGCCGAGCAGCACCCAGATGGTGCTCGAGTCGTCAGGGAAGAGATGCTTGGTGATGTAGATCGTCGTTGCGCCGTAAACGCCGTAGTCGAACCATTCCGTCGCGTTGCCGATTGCGGAGCCGGCGATCGCCTTGCGGAGCACGCCTGGGGGCGCGTCCTTCGGCTTGGGTCCGTCCGCTGCGGGGACGGATTGTGCGCTGCTCATCTGGTCCTTCCTTCTTCATCGACCGCGAGCCCGCCGGTGCGGCTACAAACTGCAGCGACAGGTCGGCTCGACGTGTTCTTGATTGGGTTGGGGATGGGCGTACAAGGTCATCTTGCCCGGTGACCGCCGGACTTCGGAGCACCGCCGCGTTCCAAGCGTGCCGAAGCTGGCTGCCGCCGGGTCATCTACTGGGCAGGAAATACTCTGCCCGACGTGATCGTAGGTTTGTTGACAATCTACCGAATTGTGACCTTTGCCACGGGATCGTCGGTGCACCAGCAGCGGGCCCTCCGGCCTGGAGAGCTCGCCGGATCCGCCCGAGATGCCTCATAAGTCTGCTGACCGTACGCTGCTTCCGGCTCATTCGCCAGTCGACATCTCGCCGCGCCGGGCGTGTCCTGTTGGATGTTCGAACAGGTGTTCGGTAAGTTGTCCACCGTACGGAAGCACTTCGAAGCGTCATCCACAGTTGGCGTGGACGGTCGAACAACTGTCAGTGCCCGTGCTTAGTGTCTTGGTAGACGACAAAACAACGAGTTCGACCACGAAGTTTGAGAGGACACAGCAATGGCCGTAGCAGATCGGGAGAAGGCGCTGGACACGGCGCTCGCACAGATCGACAAGCAGTATGGCAAGGGCTCCATCATGCGGCTCGGGGACGAGACGCGGGCGCCGATCGCTTTCATCCCGACCGGTTCGGTCGCCCTCGACCTGGCCCTGGGCATCGGCGGTCTGCCGCGCGGTCGAGTGGTCGAGATCTACGGCCCGGAGTCCAGCGGTAAGACCACCGTCGCGCTGCATGCCGTCGCCAATGCACAGGCTGCCGGCGGCATCTGCGCCTTCATCGACGCCGAGCACGCGCTCGACCCGGTGTATGCGGAGAAGCTCGGCGTCGACACCGACGCGCTGCTGGTCAGCCAGCCGGACAACGGCGAGCAGGCACTGGAGATCGCCGACATGCTGGTCCGGTCCGGTGCGCTGGACCTGGTCGTCGTCGACTCGGTCGCCGCGCTCACCCCGCGGGCCGAGATCGAGGGTGAGATGGGGGACAGCCACGTCGGTCTGCAGGCCCGGCTGATGTCGCAGGCGCTGCGCAAGATGACCGGCGCGTTGAGCGCCTCCGGCACCACGGCGATCTTCATCAACCAGCTGCGCGAGAAGATCGGCGTGATGTTCGGATCCCCGGAGACCACCACCGGCGGCAAGGCACTGAAGTTCTACGCGTCGGTCCGGCTCGACATCCGGCGGATCGAGACGCTGAAGGACGGCCAGGACATGGTCGGCAACCGGACCCGGGTCAAGGTCGTCAAGAACAAGGTGGCTCCGCCGTTCAAGCAGGCCGAGTTCGACATCCTGTACGGGCACGGCATCAGCCGCGAAGGCAGCCTGATCGACATGGGTGTCGAGACCGGCATCGTGCGCAAGGCCGGTGCCTGGTTCACCTACGAGGCCGACCAGCTCGGGCAGGGCAAGGAAAATGCCCGCAACTATCTGCGCAACAACCCCGAGGTGGCCACCGAGCTGGAGAACAAGATCAAGGAGAAGCTCGGCATCGGACCGGCCGGCGATGTGCCCGAAGGAGTCGATCCGGTCACCGGTGAGGTCGAGTTCTGATCGTTGATCACAGTCCCGTGTGCGACGGGTTCGGGGTCCTGAACCCGTCGAAGGGTGGGGAAGTGGCGCAGCGATGACCGATCTCGAACGGCGACGACAGATCGCCCAGGAGGCGCTTCGGCAGGCCGAGCAGTTGGCCCGGCGGCCGAAGGCCTCCCGGAGTGATCGTCCGACCGGCCCATCCCAGTCCGCGGCCGAGCCGGATGAGCGTGACAGCCGGGGGCGGCGTGCAGCGGTGCGGCGGCGCGCGCCAAGCTCGACCGCGCCCGGGGCCGAGCGCGATCTCGGTTCGGACGCGGAGCCGGAGTCGGCAGCGCGGGAGATCGTGCTGCGCAAGCTCACCGCGCAGGCGCGATCGCGCAGCGAGCTGGCCAAGGCGCTGGCTCAGAAGGACGTGCCCGACGACGCCGCCTCGGCGGTGTTGGATCGGATGGAGGACGTCGGCCTCGTCGATGATGCGGCGTTTGCCGAGACGTGGGTGCGCAACCGTCAGGAGCGGCGGTACCTGTCCAAGCGGGCCCTGCGGCAGGAACTGATGCGCAAGGGCGTCCAGCGCGACGACATCGACAATGCGCTCGCCCAGGTCGAGCCCGACGATGAGTACGAGGCGGCGACGGCGCTGGCGCAGAAGAAGGCGCGGGCGATGTCCGGGCTGGACCGCGAGGTGAAGTACCGGCGCCTGGCCGGCGCGTTGGGCCGCCGAGGGTTCGGCCCGGGCATCACCTCGCGCGTGCTGGCCGAAGTGCTGGACGGCGATTGACAGATCGCGCGTTGGCCTGGTCGCCCGTTCGCGCCAGTTCGACCGGCGACATCGGCGGGCTGTCCTTGACCCTTGATGGGGGCAGACCTAGTCTTCGGACTGAGGGATCTTGACGGCACTCGCCCTGCGGGTGCAGCTGACTGAAACGATGAAACCGGTCTTGATCGGCCGGACTGATAATCACCACTGCTGTCCTCTACGGAAGGTGAGTAGCACCGGCAGACGCGGCATGACGTTGCTGGATCGCGCATGGCCAATCGGGCTGCGCGAGTGACTCGTCGAACCCTCGTACGGTAGGCACGCGCTCGGAGCGTGCCCGCACGGAGAGGAGTGACGGGGTCATGTTCGGCATAGCCGCGGTCGAGGTGCTGATCCTGGTGGCCTTGGTCCTCCTGATCGTGATGGTCGGCTTGATGCTGTTCCGTCGCCGGCAGTCGGGGATCGCCGCGACCCGAGCCGGCAGCGAGATCATGGCCGGTGCACAACGTGACGCCGAGCAGATCCGCGCCGACGCCGAGCATCTGCGTTCCGATGCCGACACCTATCAGCGCGATACCCGCGGCCGCGCCGACCGGTTGCTCCGCGAGGCTCAGCAGGCCCGTTCCGAGGCCGATGACGAGGCTCGCACCCAGCGCGGGCAGCTGCGTGACACCCGATTGGACCTCGACCGCCGCGAGCAGCGGCTGACCGAGCGTGAGTCCCGGCTGGACGACG
Protein-coding sequences here:
- a CDS encoding MFS transporter, which gives rise to MSSAQSVPAADGPKPKDAPPGVLRKAIAGSAIGNATEWFDYGVYGATTIYITKHLFPDDSSTIWVLLGFAISFLIRPLGGFVWGPLGDRLGRRAVLAMTIILMGLATALIGLIPNYSVIGIGAPALLFLLRMIQGFSTGGEYGGAATFMAEYSPDRKRGFCGSFLEFGTLAGLTLGPLLVLFFQVVLPESAMQAWGWRIPFLIALPLAGVGLYLRSKLEDTPVFRELEDKGEKNDKATTALKDLITAHWRPILTLMALVVALNVVNYTLLQYMPTYLQETLKVDPNKALSIVSVGQVLMMIVIPFSGALSDRVGRKPMWLVSLIGLFVLAVPMYLLMTVNFGLAILAFAILGLLYIPQLSTISATFPAMFPTQVRYAGFAVGYNVSTSLFGGTSPVINEAIIGATGFNLTPAIWMMGACLIGFLGWLSMKETAGASIRGTKVPEAARTATGKFIRPAGA
- the recA gene encoding recombinase RecA, whose translation is MAVADREKALDTALAQIDKQYGKGSIMRLGDETRAPIAFIPTGSVALDLALGIGGLPRGRVVEIYGPESSGKTTVALHAVANAQAAGGICAFIDAEHALDPVYAEKLGVDTDALLVSQPDNGEQALEIADMLVRSGALDLVVVDSVAALTPRAEIEGEMGDSHVGLQARLMSQALRKMTGALSASGTTAIFINQLREKIGVMFGSPETTTGGKALKFYASVRLDIRRIETLKDGQDMVGNRTRVKVVKNKVAPPFKQAEFDILYGHGISREGSLIDMGVETGIVRKAGAWFTYEADQLGQGKENARNYLRNNPEVATELENKIKEKLGIGPAGDVPEGVDPVTGEVEF
- a CDS encoding regulatory protein RecX encodes the protein MTDLERRRQIAQEALRQAEQLARRPKASRSDRPTGPSQSAAEPDERDSRGRRAAVRRRAPSSTAPGAERDLGSDAEPESAAREIVLRKLTAQARSRSELAKALAQKDVPDDAASAVLDRMEDVGLVDDAAFAETWVRNRQERRYLSKRALRQELMRKGVQRDDIDNALAQVEPDDEYEAATALAQKKARAMSGLDREVKYRRLAGALGRRGFGPGITSRVLAEVLDGD